A stretch of the Litorilinea aerophila genome encodes the following:
- a CDS encoding succinate dehydrogenase cytochrome b subunit: MQAAALYRTSIGKKAVMAVTGLIWIGYVVMHMYGNLKAFQGPVYFNEYAEGLRELGAPVFGHLHLLTIARIVLLVSIVLHVWSAWSLYQQARYARPFGYAERKVVQANYASLTMRLGGAVILLFVIYHLMHLTWGIPFVHPDFVRGDPYHNLVTGFQFVPAAIVYIIAVIALGFHLYHGTWSMFQTLGLSRRRYEQFEQPIRALSWLLAILVPAGFASVPIAVLLGIIR; encoded by the coding sequence ATGCAAGCGGCGGCGCTGTACCGCACTTCGATCGGCAAAAAAGCGGTGATGGCGGTCACAGGGCTGATCTGGATCGGCTATGTCGTCATGCATATGTATGGCAACCTGAAGGCGTTCCAGGGACCTGTCTACTTTAATGAGTATGCAGAAGGATTGCGGGAGTTGGGCGCACCCGTCTTCGGCCACCTGCACCTGCTGACCATCGCCCGGATCGTCCTTCTGGTCTCCATCGTCCTCCACGTCTGGTCTGCCTGGTCCCTCTACCAGCAGGCTCGATACGCACGTCCTTTCGGTTATGCAGAGCGCAAGGTGGTCCAGGCCAATTACGCCTCCCTGACCATGCGCCTGGGGGGAGCGGTGATCCTGCTGTTCGTCATCTACCACCTGATGCACCTGACCTGGGGGATTCCTTTTGTCCACCCCGACTTTGTGCGGGGCGACCCCTACCACAATCTGGTGACCGGGTTCCAGTTTGTGCCGGCCGCCATTGTCTACATCATCGCGGTGATCGCCCTGGGCTTCCACCTCTACCATGGGACCTGGAGCATGTTCCAGACTCTGGGCCTTAGCCGGCGACGCTATGAACAGTTCGAGCAGCCTATTCGGGCGTTAAGCTGGCTGTTGGCCATCCTGGTCCCGGCGGGCTTCGCCTCGGTGCCCATCGCCGTCTTACTCGGCATCATCCGCTAG